The window TTAGTCACctacccatatcataaatgcgaaagtgagtttgtttgttagtttgtcctttaatcacgtcgcaacggattgacgttattttttgcatgtagttaaagacttggagaatGACATAGGTCACTTTTAATcttggaaaatcgaagagttcccacaagatttttataaacctaaatccacacataCAAAGTCGTGGATATCAGCTATTTGGTTCATGTAAGATGGtatagaaattttattttactcacATCTTCAAAGCAGTAAGCATGCATACAGTAATGGATGTACACCAAAGGTGGGCATTCAATCACATCAACAGCATCTACCGATAGACCTCTCATTAGGAATAGATAGAAAAACTCTCTGAACTTCTCGCGAAACCTGTTGTATACATAATCGgatatatttaaatatgaatTGATTGGTGCATTAGTGAggtaaagtggcttgtattcaCCAAGTTGCTCTAGAGTTACATGGAATTGTTCAAAGAAGTCAAAGAATTCTGGACCGAAATCATAGGTCAAGAGACTTTCGAGTATTTCCATTTTGAAGAAGTGAGGCTTGCAtgcatataaaattatattttggttTATTATACTGGGACTAGTGACTGAAagtagaattttaaaatttggaCTATGTCCCATGTTTAACGCCATGGCTAGTGCTAAATCTCCATGTTTATTCTTTAAATGTGGATCTGCACCATTTTCAAGTAAGAATTTCACAATACTCTCACTACACCCTTGTGTAGCTAATATCAATGGGCTATCACCATTCACAGTAACCTGATTGACATCAATGATAAAAGGGTAAATCTTCTTTACTGTTTGATAGCATCCTTTGTAACATGCTAAATGGAAGGGTGTATAGTCTGCCTCGTTTCTTATTTCAGGATCAGCTCCAACATGCAGTAGCAAGTCAACTGCCTCATACTGAGTACTGAGAGCTGCATCATGTAAAGGGGTGTCACCATCAAAATCTTGCACATTACACATTGCTCCATATTCAATCAGTAGCTGAATCACTTCAAGTCTACCTTGAGCACTTGCAACATGTAGGGGCGTCACATTCTCTGTGCTTCCATAGTTCGCTATGTCAGGTACACTGTCTAGTAATGCTTGAATTGTTTTTAAGGAGCTTTTATATCGACACGCCAGGTACAGGGCTGTGTGCCCTTCGTGTGTTTCAGCCAAAGGCCTAATATCCTTATGTTTCAAAATGAGTAAAAGGCTCTCATAGCTGTCTTTAGCGGCGGCCTCGTGAAGACACGTCCATCCTCTGTTATCAACACAGTTAGGATTAATTTTTTGGAGCAGTTTTTCGACATTCTTAACATCATTGTTCCTTGCGGCGAGATTCAACGGGTTCGATGAATTGGGGTTTAGAGAACTAAAATCCATACCTAAACCAGACCTAAACCCTGAGTTTCTAAAATATCCTAGTACCTATGTAATATTGCAAAGCTGTTgtacacaaaaaaaatacaaattcacCGGTTTGTGTAATTCGTTCAAAAAGCACTATTAATATAAAAGGTTTTGCTCTCCCAAACTCTATGCTTCCAAATACAAcgcaattattttcatttttctcaataaaatagatttttagtcaaaaattcataatatttcgttaaaaataaaaataatagccgCAGGTCAAGAGAATCGAGTATGTCATTGGTGGTCTGTGGTCATTGGTCTGTGGTCGAAATAGCGCACTTACAAGGAGTACCTACCATACCTACAGTACTGAGTACAACTATTATTTTAAATCGTCATGACGGGTAACATTGAAAACAATCAAACATTGTGAGTTGACGGTTCAatgaaaataaagttaaaaatcaATCCAAGAGCTGGATTTTCGATCGTTGGATAAACTTTAACAAGGTGcctaaaatatcaattcaccagCAAATCCACACGGCTTAGGAACTCAGTAACCCTACAATATCAGGTTTGTGGAGTTCGGACTTGCAGTGTGATCATGACTAACTAGTATAATAGTGATCTGTGGTAATCATGAAGCTGTTGTTTGATACCTAAAGcctaaaatatcaattcaccatCCAAGTTCACCATCAGAAATTCCGGAATCCCAACGGCCAGGCACAGGGAGCGTaggtttagtaatagagtcccgggGTCCCGATGACACCTCGGGTGTAGACCCCTACAAACATCTACAAActttttatcttttcttttgtattgcaaattttttaataacttaagGAATAGGCACctaaatttctaaaaataataaatacatagttattaccacttcatttataaatagtaTTTAATCATTAAGCTCAATAaataacaaacatttttaaaaactatttacatAAGTAGCGTAAAAGTTATTTTGTGGACATCCGTAAATGCAAAAAgtcgtaaaaaataatattaagtatattaataaaatcagtaggtaggtaggtagttactccCAGCTGTAATAAACATAGTAAATTACAATAACAAAGTGTAACAAAGTCTACTTGCAGATTGCAGATTATGTATTAACTATGtacaattgcatttctttttctgCCATATTcaagtaataatattaacgcCTTCATTTATTCTGCAAAGGAAAATATCTaatgattttttattgttacaacaaTATGGCTAATTCTGTACACAATCaccaaactaaactaaattgccAGCGCTATACTAACAAATGCTATCCTTTTTCGTAagcattatgaaaaggatagcaatacaaTCCATTTAGACAAATAGAATTActtatatttgttttaaatactGCCCTTTGATAACGTTAGTAAATTTTAAACACAGAAACACTGCAGTCTGGACCACTTGGGCCTAAGCTCCTGTGTTCTAAGGTTAGTGTTTGTTTAAAAAGTTTACAAACAACTACCGACAGCCAAATAGCGTCACAAGTGGAAATATTGTTAAACAAAAAAcgataagtattattatattaaataaacaatttaaaaataaacctctTTAGGTCAATTTTATTCTGACTTTACAGTAGGTATTACGATATTCGTAAACTATCATCGTTATCGAGATATAGAAAATAGAGTCAGCTATTTATTAGGTATACTGGGGCTAAATAATGGGAACTTGAGTGGGGAAGCGGGGTTTCGGGGCAAGGAGCTAGAACGTGGAGAACGAGGGGAGAGTGGGGACCGTGTACAACGAGAAGCAGGATATGGTCGAACGCGTAACTCTTCCCCACTTCTAAACGTGCCGCGCGTGATTCGCCGTCGGTAAAGTGACGTCATGGGCGACTCCTGCAATAGGCACCTGCGTGATATAAAATATACCGATAAACAATAATGTAAACATACATAAGTaattcatatccatactaatattataaatgtgaaagtgtgtcagtctgtctgtcggtctatctgctacgttttcacggcccaaccactgaaccgattttaatgaaaggtacagacttgggatacatgccggggaaggatataggctactttttatcccggaaaatcaaagagttcctacgggattaaagaaaaccgaaatccgaaaaccgaaaCCGCCATTTCAAAACTCACGCGGATGAATTCGCGGATATCACCTAATATTGCAAATAATTGCAATAagccttaattattattaatcttcgATAAGTTGAAAGAATTTTGATTCCATTTTCTCTTGGTGGATTTCTTAAAAATAGCAATACAAAATTCTCCTTTAGCGACGTTATCACCTAAcagatacctataatatataatataacaaataacCTGGTGGCACTGGTGTAAGATAGCTGATGACTTACTTTTCAAATTCCGAAAGAAGTTGTTTAGGCGTGGAGGCGGCCACTGGGCGGTTGCGGCCGAGTTTAGCTCTTGTCGCTTCCAACATATCCTGTGTTACAAGCGGCTGATGGGCTTCTTTTGGCGTTGGTTTAGGCCTTACAGGGTTGTCCTAGAAATATAATCAaggtaattatatttttgaagtaaaacttctaTAGACGTGAGTTGAGAGTAACTCAGATCTTCTTTCGAAAGGGAGTAACGTCCTTGTTACTCTGACGAAAATGATGaattgattttgtattttttgttactaATTATTCTTTATGTCTTTCAAATAATATATGATTAATGCTACTTTTTGATCTCGTAATTACATATTTCGTATGTTTATTTTACACGTTTTGTactaaatgttattttattaacgaTTTTAACCTAAACCGAAACCATGAGGAcaacactatttttattaagctggtatcattatttttaatctgTCTGTGGGATTAAAAAATAGACTACAGTCCATACCCTGGTTTTTCTTAGCTTCACGTTAGCTATATCCTGAGGCGTGATGGTGAGCCGCGGCCCTGTGATGCTGGGTGGAGCTGAGCCGCATCTAGGTATCGTGTGTGCACGCACGAGTGGTTTCTTCTCTATCTGAAGCGGCGGGGGCGGGGGCGGGGGCGGAGGCGGAGGTGGAGGAGGAGGTGGCGGCGCGCACGGCGGACGTGATAGTGTCTGACTACTAtacagaacaaaaaaaatttaaaataactatcacgttttaaaaagtataaaataacaaTCATTGTAGctattacctactttatttaagatttaaatCGACAAACTTGTGGCGCATGCAATAGATCAAGACACACTGCAGTGTGGCTACCAAGTTCTAATAAGAGAATTTCTAAAAGAACGGCGACAACGCACTGTAGTGTGTAAAGTTTGTACACCAACATAGTGTCGCTACACCCGCAGGCGCACTTATTATTTggcttttattattataggtaccacaaaaaaaaatggatttaaaaaaaaaatctgtatttttaaaagttcttcaATATAttgaaaactagaggatgcccgcgacttcgtccgcgtggatttagatttttatagatcccgtggaaactgtttgattttccgggataaaagtttcctatttcgattacaggaacgcaagctacttcggtaccaaatttcatacaaattggttaagtgggtgggtctttaggaatcccgcggtaactctctgattttccgggataaaaagtagcctatgtccgtctctgggatataagctaaccctgtacctttcgtcaaaatcgattacactgttgggccgtgaaaaggtagcagacagacagacagacatacagacacactttcgcatttataatattagtatggatggataaacatttgactaacgctagaggtcaaagaacgttacgtaaataggtcactaCTCATAGTGACCTatccccacctacgacgcggcattgactcctcaatgccgcgtcgtaggtggggcattaacccgagttttgcacgctatacattgcgggtttgtaaaatactaaatcactaaaactacaagataaggtttttggcattggattgtgtttaggtagtataataataaccctaaaTTTTTGCTAGCCTTCAGGTTACACCTTGTATGTACTTGTACCTATTACTCAAGATTCTAGAGAATAATGTTACCTGAGCTTATTGTCCAACTCTGCTATTTTATTCATCATCTTCCTCATCTCCTCCCGAAGTGTTTCGTTCTCCTGAGTCAGGTTGTTTATGATACTAGTATGCCTCTGGTCTATTTCTGCCACCATCCTCTGCAGTTGTTTCACTTCTTCTACAAAATCACTATCGCCATTTGCCCTATTCCCTGTGTGTTCCTGGAGTACATCCGAATATAATCCTGTTATAGACTGGTAACCCTGAGTAggaaaaaatattgtaagtaaGCTCTTAGTAAATTACCATCTACAGAGGAATGAGGATGCGATATCAAAGGATATCCATAACCATTCGAACTGAGTCAAGACTCAAGAGTTACCAGCACGCACTCTGTCCGGCTTCCCCGAAAAATTAACAATATACGCTGCATCGAGATAAAAGAGATTGTTtacaaaagtaaaattaaaaaattcgcGCTTGCTTCGCTCGAGCTGCTAATTCATCTGCTACTAAAAACATAACTAGTTACCTACTGTACATAATTATAGAAACTTTAAATGCACTAAAACTTTCAGGAAATCCATACCAAATTGGTACCTATGGATTTCCTTAAAAATGTATCAGTCTCACACACacccatcaggtgtgattgtggtcaagcgcttgctataatgaataaaaaaatctgtttgctagcttttcatgggtTATAGTTTTTGTTATTCAAAACTCACCTTCTTACCAATCCAAGAGCAAATATCCATAATCCTCCAAACCTTTGTATGATTGGAACGGCGATGCGATTTCTCCCTTCTTGGAGTCCCTGACAACAAAAACCATGTTTCACTGATGAACCTCatcgtaggtaggtaactatactactaatattatttggtATCAACTTCAATGTCTATCAAAACGTCTGCTATCCTTTTCACTCATAGCAAAATCATCAATCACTTTTactgtaagtatatattttttacagtaaAGAGTGTATGGAGATTACTTGGAtacttgttttaacttttaatgttCCCGTAGGTACTAAAGACGCACGAATTTGATTTGATTAGTCGTCTTGGCCGTTAGCGATAAAGGACGCTATGCTAAAATGATGTCACGCCGCTATATCTGTAATTTGTCATCTTTAGACTGGTTTCAAGTTGGGTTTGACTCGATTGACTTTACTTAAACCATTTGAGTAAAATTGTATCAAATgataattagtattttataaaattatgttttcgttgcattaataatattgcATCTTATTTTCTTAGCATTAATTGttggaataatattataataggtaggtacttaaaaggtaagtaactatacctacttgttatctatctttacttaaataaattaatacaattttattcaaaactttAACAGAAAAGacttacttaagtaggtagttaagtCGGTACCTActtgactttaaaaaaaaaaacaataaatgctaaaaaataaagatttttcttaAAGTGAACCAATTGTGATGAAATCAATTCGAAAACAAGTAATAATAGGGATACCTAAGCTGGAGCCTGGAGGTAATACCTACCTGACGTATTCGTTTCTGAGTAATTAGTCTTTTCAAAGCTGTTGAATCTCCTTGACCGTTGCAATACATCTCGAATCAAGTTAGAGTCCGACTTTCTTCTTCCTTTACGAGTCTTATAGGAATAATTACTTTTGATCGATTTGAACGAAATGTCCGACTCGGAGCCTAGTCTGCTTGAAGATTCTTGGGCCTTAGAGTCAGTTTCATCAGTGCAACTCGATGTACATGAATCGATACACTTCGTTTTTTTTCGTGGTCTTGATTCCGCAACATCATCAAAGGAATTGCGTCTGTACCGTTTGCTAGCCGAAGAACTCTCAGTATCATTGTCATTAGACACAGAATCCTCTAACTGAAAATCTTTATTCAACGATAAATTTATGTCAACTAAGTCTAGATTTGATACCATAAGCTCCGTCTGGGTGCAAATATGAATTCTACTGTCCGTAGGACTTGCATCAGCTATTATACTCATAAATGGTGGAGTCAGATTTCGTTTACTATCTTTGAAATCTCCACTGGAAATATTATTAGCACTCATATAGTGACTCTGATCCCAAGATGTGTCGTGATGATTTTGAGTGGTACATTTCCTGACAAGTTCCACTGAATTATTAGATACTTGGTCTTGGCTTGGACTATCTTCTTCAAATGATTCATTGATAACAGTAGGAGCTAAAACAGCAGCTTCaagattttctttttctttatcaCAGGTTGCCATGGtcgtcataattatttatatttcactCAAAATCACTTAGATTTTACTTCATCTTCTTTAAAATCGTTTTTATA of the Maniola jurtina chromosome 16, ilManJurt1.1, whole genome shotgun sequence genome contains:
- the LOC123872960 gene encoding ankyrin repeat and SOCS box protein 3-like — protein: MDFSSLNPNSSNPLNLAARNNDVKNVEKLLQKINPNCVDNRGWTCLHEAAAKDSYESLLLILKHKDIRPLAETHEGHTALYLACRYKSSLKTIQALLDSVPDIANYGSTENVTPLHVASAQGRLEVIQLLIEYGAMCNVQDFDGDTPLHDAALSTQYEAVDLLLHVGADPEIRNEADYTPFHLACYKGCYQTVKKIYPFIIDVNQVTVNGDSPLILATQGCSESIVKFLLENGADPHLKNKHGDLALAMALNMGHSPNFKILLSVTSPSIINQNIILYACKPHFFKMEILESLLTYDFGPEFFDFFEQFHVTLEQLGEYKPLYLTNAPINSYLNISDYVYNRFREKFREFFYLFLMRGLSVDAVDVIECPPLVYIHYCMHAYCFEDVFKILREHGCNVDYSSMMTCFNKSQYIPDAFLASLTSDPYTLTVLIPHSLYCDPEYLLKFACVNGLLGRISPNVQDELLLMIDDDEDLTPELLPYTVLSLKHLCRQTIRSLIRNSRESWITTNQFFYILNQINIPQLLKDYLRFA
- the LOC123872959 gene encoding putative uncharacterized protein DDB_G0285869, encoding MTTMATCDKEKENLEAAVLAPTVINESFEEDSPSQDQVSNNSVELVRKCTTQNHHDTSWDQSHYMSANNISSGDFKDSKRNLTPPFMSIIADASPTDSRIHICTQTELMVSNLDLVDINLSLNKDFQLEDSVSNDNDTESSSASKRYRRNSFDDVAESRPRKKTKCIDSCTSSCTDETDSKAQESSSRLGSESDISFKSIKSNYSYKTRKGRRKSDSNLIRDVLQRSRRFNSFEKTNYSETNTSGTPRREKSHRRSNHTKVWRIMDICSWIGKKGYQSITGLYSDVLQEHTGNRANGDSDFVEEVKQLQRMVAEIDQRHTSIINNLTQENETLREEMRKMMNKIAELDNKLSSQTLSRPPCAPPPPPPPPPPPPPPPPPLQIEKKPLVRAHTIPRCGSAPPSITGPRLTITPQDIANVKLRKTRDNPVRPKPTPKEAHQPLVTQDMLEATRAKLGRNRPVAASTPKQLLSEFEKCLLQESPMTSLYRRRITRGTFRSGEELRVRPYPASRCTRSPLSPRSPRSSSLPRNPASPLKFPLFSPSIPNK